TTCTGTGAGAAGTGGCGTGGGATTATACTTACTGCACACGCTAAGGTTTTGGACTTTTCTCAGCAGCCTATAGGGTTTATTTTATTAGCCATTACCTTCTTTATTCACTCAGAGTTTTGAAGCCTATTTAAGATTTCCAGCGATGTTTGTTGACTGTGCATCTGTACGAGCGGTGTGAGATGTTTCACTGATTCTGCCTGGAgtcactgcagcctgtggaaacGGGGCTGCGATCGTGTGTCTGAGTGCACGCACCCTGCTTTTAAGTGGGAGACTGCGGCGTGGCGAAGTGCTGAGAGTTCAAGGCAATAAAAATGCCACGTGGTAGCAAGAAGTGTGACTAGCTGGCGGCAGTAGTTTGTGTAGGGCTTGGAGGAAATCAGCTAGCCGTGCATCAGTCAAGGTTACTAGGTGCCACCGTACTTCCTTAAGCTGCTGACAGTCAGCAAGGTCAAAGAATTGTGACTCAGGTCAGTCCAAGAGATGCTGCGAAACCAAAACCAAGGTCCTGAGGAGCCATCCTTGTGTAAGAGGAGGGCAGAGCACCGGGATGATTGCGTGGAAGCTGTGGGACCAGGGGTTCGGACGGCAGCACTGCAGATACGCTGCCTGTGTAGGCAGATGTGCTGGCAGGGAGATGGAGGTCTGCGGAGGGGAGGAAGGGCATCCAGTCCCACCTCGTGCTGTTTGTCCCTCGGACCCAAGAGAAGAGCATGGAGCGTGGTCGGCCACTGCACAAGGTTTCAAGCCCTGGGTGCAGTGCTGTACGCTCGAGGGGATGTGCACAGGGGGGTGTGCAGATGTACAGCGTCCTTCTGAAAGGCTGAGAGTCTGCAGAGCCCTCTGTGCAGCAGCTCCCGTCCTGTCCCTTCCCTTGGCACCTCTGAAATGGGGGAAACAGCCTCTTTGATGCTGCAGCTTCCTTTCTAATAATACTGTTTCATGCAGCCCTACGAGGGGATGGAGGTGAGGTGTGACCGTGGTCTCAGAAGTGAAAAATCCAGGTGGGTGCTCCAAGGAGCTTGTTAGTGTGTCTAGAAAGTCTCACATTCCTGTAACTCATCTCAAACATTCCTAGGATTAGCCAATTTAGTCTATTTTTGGACAGACACCCTCTTCCAGAGAAACTCTCCTAGCTGCCCTCCTCCCTGAGCTTCCCGTGCCCACTGCTCACCCTGCGAAGAGCTGGAGGGAAAACCCTCCCGGCTGCGCTGGGACCTCTCCTGGGAATGGGGGACCAGGCTCTGCTGGTCTCCTACCCAGAGAAGCTCTTGCCAAAGGGGAAAGAGCCGTCcttggagaggaaaagggagcaTGGCAGTGGGAAGGGGAGTTATTTGAGCAGCGATTTCGACATTATTGAAAACCTTCCTCATCCAAAGCCCTGGGGATCCTTTCAGAAGCCTGAAATGTTGCTAAAGGAGGAATGCATTGGGGCTGTTCACAGGGGGAGGATGGCTTCTGCTGCTGGACGCTGATGGGTTGTGTTGGAGTGCTTCTCGCTGCCCCAGCGAAATGTCCTCCTTTGGCAACGGTCACACAGGTGCTGCCCCGTGGCGAGGCTCCTGGGGCTGATCAAACACCGAGAGTTAGCGATGCTGTCTGGGATTTCATAAaggcttctttttttgctgctgaactTTCTAATTATTCCTGTTTGAGCAAGGAAGGAGACAGCTTTGTCTGACAGTCTCCCTTTTCCCCCGGACGCTGGGAGGGCTGCCCCTCCTCAGGCATCAGCTGCCTcgtgctccaggtgccggacCCCCCCCGTAGCTGGAGGTATATTAATATTGCTATGTGATACGGCCgctctctctgctctgcaggcacaACACACCAGAACTagggcaactttttttttttcctcaacctCATCAGCACACCCTGCTAATCTAGGCGAGTCACCCCAACAGCCCTCGCAATGATTAAGCTGGGTGTAATGAGCTCTGTAAATCCTGGGTGTCCCAGCAattccttctgctcttcctgGTGAGGGGATGTGTAACAGACTTGTCATCGGGAGGCTCTGAGGGCTCgtgttgcaaggaaaaacaacccAGACTTGGCAGCTGGCTTTGCTGTTTTGGGGTCTCTGCGCAGACAGGGAACGAGCCCGTGTCCCGGCTCGTATGTCTTAGCTCCAAATAACCGCGCCGGGACGTCAGGGCTCTGCCTGTGCAGCTGCCAGGCAGCGATTTCGGCATTGCTATTCCCTCGCCCGAACTGCTGGAGTCTGGGGGAGAGCCAGCGCGGCCGCAGGCAGAGGTGGAGCTGGGGGTCCGCGCCGAGCTCCGGCAGACGAAGGACGCCAGGATAGAGCCCTGCACGGAGGGACTTTGCTCCATGCAGGATCCATGGGGCTGGGTCCACGTGGCCGTTGCAGCCTGGCTGGGCTGTGCTATGCCCGACGGGTTTGGGAAGGGCGTGCAGGCAGTTATCTAACAGCCAGGGTGTGTCTGGCACAACCCCAGCCCAAGGGCACCCTGCTTCTCccaccaccgccgccgcccaggaggcaccctgcagccctccAAACCCTGCACCCTACCTCCTGCTTCGGCCCTCCGCAGCCCCACGTGGGTGCTGCgtggctgctcccagccccgaCACCCCAAGCCCGGCTCCTTTTCGTGGCCAGGGGGGCTTTGTGTTTTCACGGCAGGGGCCTGCCCGCCAAGCTGGGCTGGAGGTGGAGGGGAGGACTGGGGTTACTGGGCTGAACTGCAACTCCTGCCTCACCACGCCGGGTCTCTTGGTGCAACAGGCAGCTGCCTCACCAAGAGCCTTTATAACGTGTCTGTCTGCATCCAAAATCTGTGACTTGTCCCCTGTTCCACAGTCTGTTTCCGGAAGCAGAAACTCTGTAATTTCCAGTCTAGATGTGTCTGTGGccaatttatttccatttttttcttctgctagcCTTGTCTTAGCTTAAACAACAGTGCTCCTTCCCCCAGCGTTGCTGTACAGCCAGCAAATCTTCCCAGCCCCGGTTAAGTGAACCAGCCGAGCCCGGTGAGGCCTGTCCGCAGCGCCTGGGTTACCCCTGCCAGGGCCGCCACGCCGCTGCCGCAGAGCTTGCCCCGCTGCGGCTGGAGCGAAGGGCATCGCGCCTCGTGCGCCGTCGGCTTCGCTGTGTGATAACGGGCTCCCTGCTTGCGCTCGTGGTCCTCGTCCTCCGGCCCggcctcctcttccctgccttctCCTGGGCTGTGCAGGAGGGCACTGCTATTTCCGATTGCTCTCGGAAAGTCCCGATGTCTGCGGGCGGCGTTTGTCTTTCTCCTGGCCGCACCACGCTGGTGGCTAATAGCCACCTTGTGATTAACCTCCTTCGTCCAAGCCTTTCTCCCACTTCGCTCCTCTGAGCAGAAGAGCCTGCAGCTGAGGCTCGGAATTCTTGTGAGGAGCCTGGGAGACCTCTCACTTTAATccagagagggaagggaggagaaatgaGGTTTGGAGGCTAATTCTGGCAGCATCAGGCACAAGAAAGATCAAAAACTCAGGGCAGGAGTACAAGAGAGGAGGGAAGCTGTTGCGTGCATGCTCCTGGAACCCCCTGACAGTCCTGCTCCATGCATACTGCACGTTATTTCTGTACCTacttaaattaaaaccagcctTGTCTTGCGGACGCTGACTGGAGCCAGGCAGTTCTTCTCCCCAGGGGAGAATCCAATTTTCACTCCATCTAGCTTGTGTTTTTGACCTGGAATGactcttcttttttatatttaacaaaCGCTCCCTCCGAGCCTTGTACCGTGCCGCAGTGCTGCCTGCGGCATCGCGGCACACGCGTGCTCCGAGGCAGGAGACCGGGAGCGGGCAGAGCGCTTCCCTCTGATCCGACTGCCCGCACGGCAGAGCcgcgctgccggggctgggaCAGACCAAGCCCCGAATGCCTGGAGGTGCAGCTGGACCTGCGTGTCTGTAGTACTAACGGGTTAGTTACACCTCGGAGGTGCTATCTGCCCGTCTAAATGGCAACTAAAGGCACAACAGCTGCTTCCCAGAGGTGCTTTCCATTCTGTAGCACGGCTCTCGGTGCTGAGCACGGTGCACAGCTCCTTGCTCCTGAGCCTTTCTTACGGACCAACCTGCCAATCCCGTAAATATTATCTATCTGAGGCTCAGCAGACACAGTGGACTCCCGACTGGGAGGAGACTAAATGGGTTTGAAGTATTTATTCACTTCTGAGTCCTTAAAAACCTCTGCTTGCTCTTTTGCGAGCGTTAACCGGAGTGACTCATGATCCATAGCCATGCGGAGTGCCGTACGCCATGAGCAGCGGCAGACAGCAGCAATATTTCGCTAATCTCCATGAGTCCGTGCTATTCTGGGTGTCTCTTTTTCCAGCAAGAGGAGAGGTTTATATAATTCGAGGGCAAAGCCAGCCTGTTTTGAGCCACCTCCGTAACAGCTCTCAACAGCAATTAGTCACCGCTTACTAGACATGATGTACCTCGCTAGCCCAGCGTTCCTGCCCTCGCCCACGGGGAGTTACGGACCAGCTGCCCGAGAGCAACGTGTTTCTTTCTTAATCCTGTGACTCCACAGTTAATCAATCCGAGATAGGCGAGTAAATAAGTCAGTCATTCAAGACTGATGCAGGAAAGGACAAATGTTTTAATAAGTGCAGCCCACTGTTTGTGTGTATTACGCACCAGAGCCACGGAGGATGTGGAGGAGGGAACCCTGAGCTGGAGGATTAACTCCTGTCGGCAAGCGTTTGGCTCTGGCTCTTTGGACATCCCCTGGTCCCCACCGGTGCTGCCCTCCCCCAGGACCGGAGAGGACGGGCGCGTTCCCACGGAGCCAGCGCAGTACGAGCACGGTGAATGTGCTTGGCATAGATGTCCCCAGGCACCGAGACACTGGGGTTTGGCTGCCACCGTGGGTACAGAGGGGGACAGGCTTATTTTCCTCATCCTGGGATAAATGAGTGAGGTTCCCTCAGTGTGTTTGGTGAGTCTTGCCGGATGGCAGCTCCCGATGTGCTGACGTGCCGACGAGCGCGAGGGAGAGCAGCGGCCAGCGGGGACCCCGCTTGTGTGCTGATGCTGTTGCACAACTTCCCCACCTCCAAACGGCGTCCTGAGACCTTGCACCCAGAACCCCCCAAGGGAAGCCTACCTTCTGCcaaggggtttggtttttctttttaatggcaaattaaaaaaataccttctaTCTAAAGCAAAGCCAGAGAGTATTCAAAATTTAATAGCAATCAGACTCCTAGAGCAGCGGCTTGAGTAAGAAAGCAGCCACACACACAGGCTTCCAGGGCTCAGCTCACATTGTACCACCAAAATAAACCCTCAGATTAAATGTACACCCGCTCGCAGAACATCGCGCTGGCAGGCTTCTCCGTCTCTCTGGCCCACTGCAAGTCTACCCTGCGGGGCTCTGGGCTCGCTGTCTACCCTTGCCTCTCCGGAGGGTCAGGGTCCCATGCAAAAGTTGTTAGAGTGATCCTACGTTTCATTCTTAACCAAGAAAATAAGCACTGtgcaaataaagcagaatgTAGTTTTTTAAGCCTTTGAGTCCTGAAAAGCTGTTGCAAACTAATCCTCCTCGCACTTGCCCAGATGCGCTGTGGCACCAGGAGCGGAGGCTGGAGGGGGGTGGAAAAGCAATACAGGATGACTTGTTTTCTATGAGCTGAATTCCAGCTTTGCACTCCAAATCCCCGTTTTTATAGACTTTTCCGCTGAAgtctgctcctgccctgggcaTGCCTGTGTAACCGCTCCTCTCTCTGCATTCCTTAGATTCTTCTTCCGCTTGAGACGCTGGATTGAAGAAGAGGTCTGAGGTCCTGGTGGAGAAggggaggtgaggaggaggagatttcCCTTGGACTCTAAGCCatcaaaccagaaaaccaaGCCATGTCACAGGTCATACAAAACCACGTGTTGCGTGTTGGACAGACCGTGTGTGTTTCCTCGCCGGAGGAAAGCAAGAGCTTGCACCCGGTGGGGTACCCGGGCTGCTCCGGGCTGCCGATGAATTACAGTTGCTACTCAACGGAGGGCTGGGCTGACCCGTCCGTGATGGTGCACGCCAACACACGCCTGCTTCCCAGCAGAGGGCTGTACGGAGCCCACCCCGTGTTTGAGCACGTGGCTGCTCACatgcaggggaaggggcagcaggaTACCTCTTTGGAGAGACCCACTGCCCCGTATCAGtcaaagaaggaggaagatCCCAGCGCGGATCCTGAGGCTCACCTGGTGTCTCCTACCTTGGACGTATCAATAGAGCGTCTCAACCAGCTGATCCTAGAAATCGATCCGACCTTTCAGCCGCTCACGTACAAGCCGGCGAAGGATGCAGTCCAACCTGCTTCTCAGGGTGACGCTGCTGCCACCAAGAAACAAGATCCGGAGGCAATAGGTGAGGCAAAAGGTGCTGGTCGTGCGGTGGAGCCAGCAAAGCTCAGACCTAGTGAAAACTGTCTGCAAGGGGCAGAGTGAAAGTCCGGGGTAGAGAGGTTGGGCACGCACCAGGTCCTGCGCTCCCGTGAAGGGCTGGAAACGGGCAGCGGTGATGCCCCCCACCATCCCCGGTGGGATCAGTGTGGGATTCTGTCTGCTGACGTCAGGGCTTCAtgagaaggagcaggaggacagGCTGCGTGCCCAGGCTCTCTGCCTAACTCGTGTGCTGAGGTGGCCCCGGTCTGACTGCTTTTCAAATGTCTCGTGTCCAGCTAGCTCAACAGGATCCAAAAAACAGGGAGAACAGCCTTAATTCAACCTGATGTTTGTGTCCCTGTGTTtggagaaaacatttctcattaGAAATGGGACCTGTAGTGCTCAGAAAATGCCTGATCCGAGTTATTACCAGCAGTGACTGGGGACAGGCACTGACCTCTGGATGCGATGCCTGGAGCGTGCTTACCCTCGCAGCAGAGCCCCGGTTCTACCAAAGGGCAGCGGAGCCTTTCCCAGGGTCATACTTGACCTGTGGAAGCACAAGGATTTGAAGCCAGATTTCCAAAGCCCTGTACCGATCGTTACACAACCGTCCCGTTTAAATCTTCCCAGTCCTTTTGCCAGGGAAATTCTTCCAGGGTTTGCGCGCTCCTCCAGCAGCATACCTGGCATACACAAGGCAGAACATCAGCAGCGCATACCAACCCCCTCTTTCTGCTCTCATGCCTGGGTGCCTTACGTGAACCCTTTTGCAACACTTCTCTGTCATCCCTGCAATCCAAAGCTGCgctgtgtgtgctgctgctgatcCAAGCACTCTCTGCCTGTGGCTTTGCAGCGTGTTAGCTGCTCAACACGCCGCGCGCAGGGTAACACCAGCAGACAGCGTGTTGCACGCCGCTGCAAGCGTTCTGGTGCACCAGAGGACAGATGTGTGATGTGTTTAGGTGCCTAAAGATACAGTCTCGTTGCTTCTGAAAAGTCTTATTGCCTATCTGTGTCTTTAGACACCGAAATACCTTGAAAATCAGTCCCCAGGCCTCTTTGCAGAGCAAGGTCAAATGAGAGGATGTTAAAGGCATGAAAAGAAGTCTGTTCTCCCTGAGCCCTTGTGCAAACGTCTGCATGAGGAAGGTGGGGTTGGAGGACAAGGGCACTGAACTGCAGCGCTGGCAGGTGTGAGGGTCCCGATGCTGCAACGGGGAAGTCAGGGAGTGCAGGGGCCGGAGCGGCACGAGCACGCCGGGGGGCTTGGGCAATTCTGGAGCAGATGGCATCCCTGCTTCCCGCTGGGATGGAAGGGGGTGGCCGTGCAGATGAAGTACCGTGACAAAGTGCAAGTTCAGCCCTTGGCTCCTCAGACTAGACTTGGGAGGCAGTTAGATGCTTCTCCTTCAGGCATCACCCAAGGGCTGGAGTCCCGAGCAGCTCAGCAGGTAGCGTGTTAGTGGTTTTGAAAAGCTGGCTCCAAGTGTGGAACTGAACATCTGGAAATCTGGCCCGGAATTCAGTGGGAAAAGCCTCACTTTAgctttcattctcttttaaCAGCTCCTCTTTTTTTATGCAAACTTCCTACTGCTGCCCAGCACTCCCCATTcacccacctcctcctgccGCAGCCGTGCGACCTGTGCGTGTGCCGCTGCGTGTGCGGCTGGAACGTGGAAATGCTCCCACTAGGTTCCTGCCTCCCTGTCCTCCCCTCGGCCGGGCACGGCTGCACGGAGCCCCACCACGCTTTCCGAATAATTCCCACAGCCCGCCGTTGTGCCCAAGGTGCAGTCAGTTGGTGTGAGAGCTGGCAGGAGAGCGATGGTGCCCAGATTCCACGAGAGGGGCTTGTTCTTGTCTAGTGGAAAACAGGAGGAGGGCTTTTAACGCAGCAGATGCTGTGGCAATAGGAGACACGGTCGTGACAGTCGCACACTCCCTCTGGTACTTGTTCCCGGAGGAGAGGAGAGCGTCTCAGCTTGCGTGACAGCCAGGCTCCGTGTTTGCAGCACTTTTGCCACTCCTTGGTGCTGAAAAACTTGCCAAGGTCGTGAGCAAATATTTGAGGTTTAACCACACCTGATAAGCCggagcaaaggcagaaaagtaGGAGGCAAAGGGCCTCGTTAGCCCAGGGTGCAGAtgcttttcagttatttctttaaaggacaattaaaatctccttttttttccccttttgagaGAGACATTGACAAAAAGCATCCGGCCAAGAGCTTGCTGTAAGGGTTTGAACGCTGATACCAGAACCACGTGGCTCCGCAGCCTTTCTGAGCACGGGCtttggaggagctgctgctggcggcCAGTGGCAGTAAGGGTGTGGAGGGGGAAGGCTGCGGTTCTGGCTCCTTCCCGTGCGTGGTCCAGCTGCGTCCCCACTGGGGACCAGCCCTTCTGGCTTACCCGGCGCCTCCTCGGCGGCTCTCCGCTGGCCGTGCCGATCCAATCCAATCCCGGGATCGACGTAGGGAAGGGGCTCAGAGAGTAACTTTTGTACAGACTTGGGTTTTTCCTGCTCGTCGAGCTTTATGCCCCGGAGGTCTGGTTGTTCTTGCAGTAAACAGGGTCTGCAGTGCTTGGCAGCAGAGTCAGCTGCTCCGCGCCGGCCAGCTACCCTCAACCGGCAGGTCCCAGGGCAGGAACGAGTCACCTAACATCAACTGCCAGGGAGCTCAGGGCTGTTAGGAGGAGTTTTTCATTGCTGCAGCaaaaaagttttcctctttGGAAACACCTTTAAGAAGGGGAACTTTCCTGAGCTCCATGGCAGGGCAAGAACCAGgagctgaaaacaaagctggGCACGTTCAGACTAGAAAAGAGGTTCACGCTTCTAGCAGTGGAGGTGATTAACCACTGGAACAGTTTCCCTGGGCAGGTGATGAATTCACCATCGCTGCAAGCGCTTAAATCAAGTCTGAATGTCTCTTGCTAAAAGGCATCTTCTAGCTCAGCCAGAAATTATGGCCCCGTTCAAGGAACCCGGTGACTGACATGCATTGGGCACCGGGGAGCCAGGCACCCCCTCGTCCTGGCCGTGAGGTTTCACTGGAGGAGTTGGAGCAAGTGATGCTTCATCAGATGTGTTACCTTACAAATAATGGCGAGCAAAGGGGCTAGGAGATGCCCTGCCACCCTGGGTGTGAAtggaagagcagaaacaaaCCCACAGCAAGGCACGGGCACAGAAACTGCcttggaaattatttctctgaagGGATTTGTGCGGgatgggagaagggaagggagagcagcCGGCCCCTGCTCTGGGCTGTGCGCTCGCTGCTGGCATGGCCGGCCCCGTAGCTGACACCTATAGAGCCTGTAGCTGCCCTTGTCCCACACcgcttccctctgcctcccgcTCCGCAGCCACAGTGCAGACGCTGTGGATGTCCGGCTGTGCCTGGGGGGCAGGTGACGtccccctcctcctcagcccAGCCAGCTCAGAGGGTGTGCAGGACCACGCGCCTGCTGCCGTAGGCATCCTCCGAGCCTGATGTCATCCCTGGGGGGGAGCAGCCAGATGTTTTTCTCTTGAGTCAGGTACAAACAGAGCGATGCTGGAGGAAACACCCTCCCTCGCTGCAGGTCTCGGCAAGCACCGGCTGTGCAATGCTGGCGAGGAGGGTCTGTGCAGTCAGACGTGACCGCGTGTAACCCCTCTTGCCTGGGAGCCTGCCCGCACTTGGGTGGGTGACCGTGACTTGGCGTCCGTCAAGAAATCAGCCCTCATGGGGTCTTAACAAAGGCCAGCGTTGGGCCATGGGGGACTCTCTGCAGAGCCCGGGGGTCCTCCTCCGggcccagcagccctgcagggcATGCAAACCTGAGCCAAAATTAATAGCGAGAAGAACAGAGATGCATGTGTCCCATAGAGCTTAGCTAACGAACCTGACTCAAACACTGAATCACTAACGacctcctctttcctcctccagaCATTAAATACATAGAGATGACGCCAAGCAGAGCCACGTGTACCGAGGTGCTGCAgggctcccccagcccttcGGGCACGCCGTTCTCGAGGTCCCCCCAGGGCAACGGCTTCCTGCCCCAAAAAGGGGGACTCAGAGGCAACTACAGCACCAGTGGCAGCGTGGTTTTCTTGAGCCCACCCAGACCCGCGAGCCCCCGGTCGGCCGCCCCGAGCTGCGCTGCCTCCCCGACCTGCAGCATCGCTGTCCCCCAGCAGTGCGCGGCTGGCCAGACGGACAGCATCTCCTACGGCCCCGGGGCTCTCGGTGCCTCCCTGGGCTTCGACAATTTGCTGAAGCCCGTGCACGTGGTGAGGGcccagcagaggagcagctgggtCTCCCTGCTCTCCACAAGCCCCGGCTCGGACACCAGTTACATCCTTGGAAGGTAAATGCCACCCTGTGTCCAGTCTTGGGATGAtgatggggagggaaggggtgcaGGGCGGTTACCCCAGGTCCCGCTGTCCAAAACCTCCTTCCTCGGGCTGGCAGCCGATGCCCGGCAGGGCTGGCGCAGTCGCTGAGGTGGGCTGTGCATCGCACCCTGGCTAAACAGCCCCGCTgatctcctcctgctctctggcTCCCTCTTGCAGCAGCACCCACTCGCTCCACAACGACGACTCGGATGCTCACCCCGTTGCCTGCTGCTCCGCTGACTGCCCatcccctgccagctccctgggcagcccctgcccgcctTCCCCGAGCCTCGGGTCTCACTCTGGAGAAGCTTTTGGCCTGCATCCCCACCAGCCCAGGACAGCCTACTCCACCAAAGCCAACATCTCCCCATCCCAGAAGGGACAAGCCAGCAGCTGCCCCCCCTCCATCCTCAACGCCGCAGCCGACATCCCGGTGCTGCTGGTGAACGGGTGCCTGGAACAAGAAGATGCATCTTCCAGGCTGGCCAAAGCCCCCCCAGCCTCTGTCAAGCAGAGTccccctcccagctgcagcccgaCCTTGAGGCTCGGTGGCCTGAACAACGCGCTGTCGGCACCAGCGCTCTCCTGCGTCTCGGACAGTAAGTCACGTCCCTGCCATAGGGCAggtcttgggggggggggcggaaaggagctgcagagcccAACAGCTGCCAGGAAAGGGGGGGAGAACACTGGTTTCTACTCTGGTTTATCTGTGGGTTACAGTCACGAAGGACAGGAGGTCCTTGCTGGGGTTGGAGATCCTCAATGTGTCTCCACAGGGTTGCAGGGCTCCACGACGGTCTCCAGCTCTTTGCTGATGACCTGGCATTAGCCACGGTGTTTTGCCCACCAGGGTTTCTGCTCAGCAGGCAGAAACGCTCTGGTCCCCTCAAGGAGATGCAGAAACACGTATTTATAGCACCTGAGAATGGGGACAATAATTCTGTCATTTCATACTTGCCTGTGGGCCCAGaactggtggggaggaggggttaGGGTTCCAGTTTGCTCTGGAGGACATCTAAAGATACCAGCGTTCATGAGGTCCCTCATTCAAGGGCACACACTAGGGCTATTGTTCTCTGGAGGAGATCAGCAGAGGCAGCTCTCCGGGCAGAGGGCTTTGATTGGGATTCTCATGGGAAAAGCAGGAGAGCTTTGCGGgtcagatcctcagctggtgtaaatcccCATGGTCCAGTGGACTCGGGCAGGGTTGCGCAGACTGGGACTGCTGGGAGATCCCATGCGCTGCCTTTCTGTGCTCCATCGCAGCCTGCCAAGAGAGATAATCATGTGGAGAATGAATTGTTCTGAGGAGCGGGGAGGAAGCTCTGATCAAAaggattgaaaaaaaacccaaacttcaACCCTGGCCAGCTTGAAAGATAAATATCTTTGCTAGGGCTCTTTCCCTTCTCAGCGATGTCTGCTGGGAAGGTCTTGCAGGTCCCTCGCTGGCCTTGATGCCATAAGGTCTCTTGCAGGTCCCCTCAAGGCTGGGCAGCCGACCATGAAGTTTGTGATGGACACATCGAAATACTGGTTCAAGCCGAGCATAACCAGGGACCAAGGTAAGGCAGTAAGTGTCTCTGCCGGGATAACCCCATCTCAGACTTGCTCTCAGCAGGACTGCAGGCTGGAATTTGCCACCCCACAGCACCTCAGTCCAGCTCTTGCCCGTGCTGAGGTCCTGCAGGGACACGATGGTGGCAATTCAAAGCGTACTGGGGGCTGACACGGGTGGAGGGACCCACTCACAGGTCTAGGGGAAGGCTCAGAAACCCAGGCTATGCCACGGCCCCTCCATCCCCCCTGAGTCCAGCAAAGCTTCTCCCGCCActgactgtgctgctgctcagcacgGCCCGCGCAGGGGCTGGCTCTGTCCTGGGGACCCAGGGCACCCAGGGGACCGAGCCCTCAGACTGCAGGGGCACTGCAATCGGTTCCCCTCACGAGGGACGTGCGCGTCCTCAGCAAACGCTCTTGAGTATTTCTCGTTGCTGCCAAGGAACGACTCCCCGCGAGAGCATCGGCCGGAGGTGAAATGCAAAGCGGGGAGGTTCCACCTGTTTTACTTGGCTGAGCCTCCGCCTGTGCTTTGACAGCGAtccagctgctgaaggacaaggagCCAGGCACATTCATTGTGCGGGACAGCACGTCGTACCGGGGGTCTTTCGGACTGGCGATGAAGGTTCCTGTCTCTCCATCCGGCAGCCAGACAGGTACAGGGTCTCGCTCGGAAAGGTGGGGTTTGCTTCGGGGATTTAACTGAAACCAGTTAAACTAAAGCAAGCTGAGAAGCCGCAGGATTCAGGTTGCCCGAGTGATGCTGCCCATCCCCGTGCAGACAGAGCAGAAGCTCCAGGGGATGCCCCGGGGCgagcaggggagggcaggggttAAACAGCTGCGGTCATGCTGATGCCGTCTTCAATCCCGCTTTCAGGCGATGACAGCAGTGACCTCATCCGGCACTTTCTCATCGAGTCCTCTGCCAAAGGGGTGCACTTGAAAGGAGCCAGCGAGGAGCTGTATTTCGGTAAGGATGGTGCCATCGC
The sequence above is drawn from the Balearica regulorum gibbericeps isolate bBalReg1 chromosome 24, bBalReg1.pri, whole genome shotgun sequence genome and encodes:
- the TNS4 gene encoding tensin-4 codes for the protein MSQVIQNHVLRVGQTVCVSSPEESKSLHPVGYPGCSGLPMNYSCYSTEGWADPSVMVHANTRLLPSRGLYGAHPVFEHVAAHMQGKGQQDTSLERPTAPYQSKKEEDPSADPEAHLVSPTLDVSIERLNQLILEIDPTFQPLTYKPAKDAVQPASQGDAAATKKQDPEAIDIKYIEMTPSRATCTEVLQGSPSPSGTPFSRSPQGNGFLPQKGGLRGNYSTSGSVVFLSPPRPASPRSAAPSCAASPTCSIAVPQQCAAGQTDSISYGPGALGASLGFDNLLKPVHVVRAQQRSSWVSLLSTSPGSDTSYILGSSTHSLHNDDSDAHPVACCSADCPSPASSLGSPCPPSPSLGSHSGEAFGLHPHQPRTAYSTKANISPSQKGQASSCPPSILNAAADIPVLLVNGCLEQEDASSRLAKAPPASVKQSPPPSCSPTLRLGGLNNALSAPALSCVSDSPLKAGQPTMKFVMDTSKYWFKPSITRDQAIQLLKDKEPGTFIVRDSTSYRGSFGLAMKVPVSPSGSQTGDDSSDLIRHFLIESSAKGVHLKGASEELYFGSLSAFVYQHAITPLALPCKLSIPTQDLADGEDSPDFAPESPLSLVKKTAVCNVLYLNSVNMETLTGAPAIQKAISSTFELETLPTPTLVHFRVSEQGVTLTDIQRKVFFRRHYPLAAIRFCGMDPENRKWQKYCKSSRIFGFVAKNQTDSENLCHLFAEYDTVQPASLVIDLLCKLLPGP